One Notolabrus celidotus isolate fNotCel1 chromosome 16, fNotCel1.pri, whole genome shotgun sequence DNA window includes the following coding sequences:
- the syngap1a gene encoding ras/Rap GTPase-activating protein SynGAP isoform X2, giving the protein MDTSSKSWLPHQTQFGLVGQAEVCCGGPGVLTPNQSRRASFASVRQSSMETPPNATPQPFRQPSFLNRRLKGSIKRAKSQPKLDRTSSFRQMILPRFRSADQERTRLMQSFKESHSHESLLSPSSAAEALDLVLDEDAIIKPVHSSILGQEYCFEVTTNSGTKCFACRSASERDKWIENLQRAIKPNKDNSRRVDNVLKLWIIEARDLPAKKRYYCELCLDDMLYARTTSKPRTDTVFWGEHFEFNNLPTIRSLRLHLYKETDKKRRKEKSTYLGLVSIPISSITGRQFVEQWYPVIQSSVLAKSGGVGSAKVINASLRVKSRYQTMNILPMELYKEFAEYITNNYRTLCAVLEPLLSVKSKEEVAFALVHILQSTGKTKEFLSDMAMCEVDRFMDREHLIFRENTLATKAVEEYLKLIGHRYLKEAIGDFVRALYESEENCEVDPMRVPPSVLADHQANLRMCCELLLCKIINSLCIFPRELKEVFASWRARCAERGREDLADSLISSSLFLRFMCPAIMSPSLFNLMQEYPAERTSRTLTLIAKVMQNLASFSKFGPKEEYMYFMNEFLEMEWGSMQQFLYEISNMDTGGNAGGFEGYIDLGRELSMLHSLLWEVMGQLSKDAILKLGPLPRLLNDISVALRNPQLHMPTNHQPDRPKDRLFSRPSFNRLMSSDFQSLMMRDLNSSIDISRLPSPTTGVSAVESLSSNLNMRRHAERDLRSSREVFYVTRPPLARSSPAYCTSSSDITEPDPKVHSVNKSVSMMDLQDSRMNSISNLNSVGDMLTSSQASIAGLAHSFGNLSGPLRMGGSGLRLSQMGHVGGPTESISQQQQQAAAAMNFPLSFQNPLFHLAAQNSPAQSQPHPPPLLLAPEPENGHHDYQPAFGNNAFSRSEDLSGLRSQSSLVQPSIVHSHSYSDDFTRQNQNNDYAWHQLSLQVQESLQQQHMMGVASQTATGTGTPASLATPPTTVHPVRQSSMAPGQHLKSQRSMNNSATATPPKVRPQSRNLLLDSSDNNYSGSQPKQRQTQQQSQQQQQTQQQQQQQDAQLSVTDSPAPGLPYQTSSAKENQGPSAAAEVSTDTPTKSTKKPQAQLQPPQQHLLKPGNKQGSSLSSPALNERTVAWVSNMPHLSADIESLRPDREGQLKEYSKSMDESRLERVKEYEEEIHSLKERLKMSHRKLEEYEQRLVSQEQQTSKILMQYQNRLDDSERRLKQQQLEKDSQIKGIINRLMAVEDELRGGAIPDIKPRILTDQSFNQGYGGHPGS; this is encoded by the exons GACACGGTTGATGCAGAGCTTCAAAGAGTCACACTCGCATGAATCCCTGCTTTCTCCTAGCAGTGCTGCAGAAGCATTGGACCTTGTTTTGGATGAAGATGCCATAATCAAACCTGTCCACTCCAGCATTTTAGGACAAGAGTACTGCTTTGAG GTGACCACCAATTCAGGGACAAAATGTTTTGCCTGCCGTTCAGCTTCAGAGAGAGACAAGTGGATTGAAAATTTGCAACGAGCTATCAAACCCAACAAG GATAACAGCAGACGGGTGGACAATGTGCTCAAACTGTGGATCATTGAAGCTCGAGACCTACCGGCTAAGAAACGTTACTATTGCGAGCTGTGTCTGGATGACATGCTGTATGCGCGCACCACCAGCAAACCCCGAACCGACACGGTCTTCTGGGGCGAGCATTTTGAATTTAACAATTTGCCTACCATTCGTAGCCTTCGTTTGCACCTGTACAAAGAAACGGACAAAAAAAGACGCAAG GAGAAAAGCACATATCTTGGCCTCGTCAGCATCCCAATTTCCAGCATTACAGGCCGGCAGTTTGTCGAGCAGTGGTACCCGGTGATCCAGTCCAGTGTGTTGGCCAAAAGCGGTGGTGTTGGAAGTGCCAAAGTGATCAACGCCTCGCTGCGTGTTAAGTCTCGCTACCAGACAATGAACATCCTCCCAATGGAACTGTACAAGGAGTTTGCAGAATACATCACCAACAACTACAGAACACTGTGTGCAGTTCTGGAGCCACTGCTGAGTGTGAAAAGCAAAGAGGAGGTGGCGTTTGCCCTGGTGCACATCCTGCAAAGCACAGGGAAGACAAAG GAGTTCCTGTCCGACATGGCGATGTGTGAGGTGGATCGATTCATGGATCGTGAGCACCTGATCTTTCGGGAGAACACGCTGGCTACAAAGGCAGTGGAAGAGTACCTCAAACTGATAGGTCACAGATACCTCAAGGAGGCTATAG GTGACTTTGTGCGAGCCTTATATGAGTCTGAGGAGAACTGTGAAGTGGATCCCATGCGAGTCCCTCCATCAGTCCTTGCAGACCATCAAGCTAACCTTCGCATGTGCTGTGAGCTGTTGCTCTGCAAGATTATCAACTCCCTCTG CATATTTCCTCGGGAGCTGAAGGAGGTCTTTGCCTCATGGAGAGCCAGATGTGCTGAGCGTGGCAGAGAGGATCTGGCCGACAGCCTCATCagctcctccctctttcttcgCTTCATGTGCCCGGCCATCATGTCCCCCTCCCTGTTTAACTTAATGCAGGAGTATCCGGCTGAACGCACGTCCCGCACACTCACACTCATCGCAAAGGTGATGCAGAATCTGGCCAGCTTCAGCAA ATTTGGACCAAAGGAAGAGTACATGTATTTCATGAACGAGTTCCTAGAGATGGAGTGGGGCTCCATGCAGCAGTTTCTCTACGAGATCTCTAAcatggacactggaggaaacgCTGGAGGATTTGAGGGCTACATCGACCTTGGCAGAGAGCTGTCGATGCTGCACAGCTTACTGTGGGAGGTCATGGGCCAGCTTAGTAAG gATGCTATTCTCAAACTCGGACCCCTACCACGACTACTGAATGACATCAGCGTCGCCCTGAGGAACCCGCAGCTCCACATGCCCACCAATCACCAGCCCGACCGACCGAAAGACCGACTCTTCTCACGACCATCTTTTAATCGTCTCATGTCCTCTGACTTCCAAAGCCTTATGATGCGTGACTTAAACAG TTCAATAGACATCTCTCGCCTCCCGTCCCCAACCACTGGAGTCTCTGCCGTAGAATCCCTTTCATCTAACCTGAACATGAGGCGTCACGCAGAACGAGACCTCCGCTCATCTAGGGAAGTTTTCTATGTGACACGCCCGCCGTTGGCTCGATCCAGCCCTGCATACTGCACGAGCAGCTCTGACATCACTGAACCTGACCCAAAG GTCCATAGTGTGAATAAAAGTGTGTCCATGATGGACCTTCAGGACTCCCGTATGAACAGCATCTCCAACCTGAACTCTGTGGGTGACATGCTCACCTCCTCTCAGGCATCCATCGCTGGCCTTGCCCACAGTTTTGGGAACCTCAGCGGTCCTCTGCGTATGGGAGGCTCCGGTTTGAGACTGAGCCAGATGGGCCACGTAGGGGGGCCCACCGAATCCATctctcaacagcagcagcaggcggcAGCTGCCATGAATTTCCCGCTGTCTTTCCAGAACCCGCTATTCCATCTGGCTGCCCAGAACTCCCCAGCTCAGTCACAGCCtcatccccctcctctcctccttgctCCTGAGCCCGAGAATGGCCACCATGACTACCAGCCGGCTTTCGGCAACAACGCTTTCTCCCGCAGCGAAGACTTGTCGGGCCTGCGGTCGCAGAGCAGTCTGGTGCAGCCCAGCATTGTCCACTCACACAGTTACAGCGATGATTTCACCCGACAGAATCAGAACAACGACTACGCTTGGCACcagctgtcactgcaggtgcag GAATCTCTTCAGCAGCAGCATATGATGGGAGTCGCTTCACAGACAGCCACCGGAACGGGTACCCCCGCCTCTCTGGCCACACCCCCCACTACAGTTCACCCTGTCCGCCAGTCATCCATGGCCCCTGGACAACACCTCAAGTCACAGCGCTCCATGAACAATTCCGCCACCGCCACCCCTCCAAAGGTACGCCCGCAGAGCAGGAATCTCCTCCTCGACTCCTCTGACAACAACTACAGCGGCAGTCAGCCGAAACAGCGCCAAACTCAGCAGCAGtcgcaacaacagcagcaaactcagcagcagcagcaacaacaggacGCGCAGCTGTCCGTCACAGACAGTCCAGCTCCTGGGCTCCCGTACCAGACAAGCTCCGCCAAAGAGAACCAGGGCCcgtcagctgctgcagaggtaTCAACAGACACGCCAACAAAAAGCACCAAGAAGCCTCAGGCACAACTGCAGCCGCCACAGCAGCATTTGCTCAAACCAGGCAATAAACAG GGTTCATCATTGAGTTCACCAGCCCTCAATGAGCGGACAGTGGCCTGGGTGTCCAACATGCCTCATTTATCTGCTGACATCGAGAGCCTGCGGCCAGACCGTGAAGGACAGCTGAAAGAGTACTCCAAGAGCATGGATGAGTCACGACTGGAGAGG GTAAAAGAGTACGAAGAAGAGATACATTCCTTAAAGGAAAGGCTGAAGATGTCGCATCGTAAGCTTGAAGAGTACGAGCAGAGGCTTGTGTCACAGGAACAGCAGACAAGCAAGATCCTGATGCAGTATCAAAATCGCCTGGACGACAGCGAACGGCGTCTGAAGCAGCAACAACTGGAGAAAGACTCCCAAATCAAAGGCATCATCAACAG ACTCATGGCTGTGGAAGATGAGCTGAGAGGGGGTGCCATTCCTGATATTAAGCCTCGAATCCTCACAGACCAG TCTTTCAACCAGGGCTATGGTGGCCACCCAGGATCCTGA
- the syngap1a gene encoding ras/Rap GTPase-activating protein SynGAP isoform X3, whose protein sequence is MDTSSKSWLPHQTQFGLVGQAEVCCGGPGVLTPNQSRRASFASVRQSSMETPPNATPQPFRQPSFLNRRLKGSIKRAKSQPKLDRTSSFRQMILPRFRSADQERTRLMQSFKESHSHESLLSPSSAAEALDLVLDEDAIIKPVHSSILGQEYCFEVTTNSGTKCFACRSASERDKWIENLQRAIKPNKDSPFRFQDNSRRVDNVLKLWIIEARDLPAKKRYYCELCLDDMLYARTTSKPRTDTVFWGEHFEFNNLPTIRSLRLHLYKETDKKRRKEKSTYLGLVSIPISSITGRQFVEQWYPVIQSSVLAKSGGVGSAKVINASLRVKSRYQTMNILPMELYKEFAEYITNNYRTLCAVLEPLLSVKSKEEVAFALVHILQSTGKTKEFLSDMAMCEVDRFMDREHLIFRENTLATKAVEEYLKLIGHRYLKEAIGDFVRALYESEENCEVDPMRVPPSVLADHQANLRMCCELLLCKIINSLCIFPRELKEVFASWRARCAERGREDLADSLISSSLFLRFMCPAIMSPSLFNLMQEYPAERTSRTLTLIAKVMQNLASFSKFGPKEEYMYFMNEFLEMEWGSMQQFLYEISNMDTGGNAGGFEGYIDLGRELSMLHSLLWEVMGQLSKDAILKLGPLPRLLNDISVALRNPQLHMPTNHQPDRPKDRLFSRPSFNRLMSSDFQSLMMRDLNSSIDISRLPSPTTGVSAVESLSSNLNMRRHAERDLRSSREVFYVTRPPLARSSPAYCTSSSDITEPDPKVHSVNKSVSMMDLQDSRMNSISNLNSVGDMLTSSQASIAGLAHSFGNLSGPLRMGGSGLRLSQMGHVGGPTESISQQQQQAAAAMNFPLSFQNPLFHLAAQNSPAQSQPHPPPLLLAPEPENGHHDYQPAFGNNAFSRSEDLSGLRSQSSLVQPSIVHSHSYSDDFTRQNQNNDYAWHQLSLQVQESLQQQHMMGVASQTATGTGTPASLATPPTTVHPVRQSSMAPGQHLKSQRSMNNSATATPPKVRPQSRNLLLDSSDNNYSGSQPKQRQTQQQSQQQQQTQQQQQQQDAQLSVTDSPAPGLPYQTSSAKENQGPSAAAEVSTDTPTKSTKKPQAQLQPPQQHLLKPGNKQGSSLSSPALNERTVAWVSNMPHLSADIESLRPDREGQLKEYSKSMDESRLERVKEYEEEIHSLKERLKMSHRKLEEYEQRLVSQEQQTSKILMQYQNRLDDSERRLKQQQLEKDSQIKGIINR, encoded by the exons GACACGGTTGATGCAGAGCTTCAAAGAGTCACACTCGCATGAATCCCTGCTTTCTCCTAGCAGTGCTGCAGAAGCATTGGACCTTGTTTTGGATGAAGATGCCATAATCAAACCTGTCCACTCCAGCATTTTAGGACAAGAGTACTGCTTTGAG GTGACCACCAATTCAGGGACAAAATGTTTTGCCTGCCGTTCAGCTTCAGAGAGAGACAAGTGGATTGAAAATTTGCAACGAGCTATCAAACCCAACAAG GACTCCCCGTTTCGTTTTCAGGATAACAGCAGACGGGTGGACAATGTGCTCAAACTGTGGATCATTGAAGCTCGAGACCTACCGGCTAAGAAACGTTACTATTGCGAGCTGTGTCTGGATGACATGCTGTATGCGCGCACCACCAGCAAACCCCGAACCGACACGGTCTTCTGGGGCGAGCATTTTGAATTTAACAATTTGCCTACCATTCGTAGCCTTCGTTTGCACCTGTACAAAGAAACGGACAAAAAAAGACGCAAG GAGAAAAGCACATATCTTGGCCTCGTCAGCATCCCAATTTCCAGCATTACAGGCCGGCAGTTTGTCGAGCAGTGGTACCCGGTGATCCAGTCCAGTGTGTTGGCCAAAAGCGGTGGTGTTGGAAGTGCCAAAGTGATCAACGCCTCGCTGCGTGTTAAGTCTCGCTACCAGACAATGAACATCCTCCCAATGGAACTGTACAAGGAGTTTGCAGAATACATCACCAACAACTACAGAACACTGTGTGCAGTTCTGGAGCCACTGCTGAGTGTGAAAAGCAAAGAGGAGGTGGCGTTTGCCCTGGTGCACATCCTGCAAAGCACAGGGAAGACAAAG GAGTTCCTGTCCGACATGGCGATGTGTGAGGTGGATCGATTCATGGATCGTGAGCACCTGATCTTTCGGGAGAACACGCTGGCTACAAAGGCAGTGGAAGAGTACCTCAAACTGATAGGTCACAGATACCTCAAGGAGGCTATAG GTGACTTTGTGCGAGCCTTATATGAGTCTGAGGAGAACTGTGAAGTGGATCCCATGCGAGTCCCTCCATCAGTCCTTGCAGACCATCAAGCTAACCTTCGCATGTGCTGTGAGCTGTTGCTCTGCAAGATTATCAACTCCCTCTG CATATTTCCTCGGGAGCTGAAGGAGGTCTTTGCCTCATGGAGAGCCAGATGTGCTGAGCGTGGCAGAGAGGATCTGGCCGACAGCCTCATCagctcctccctctttcttcgCTTCATGTGCCCGGCCATCATGTCCCCCTCCCTGTTTAACTTAATGCAGGAGTATCCGGCTGAACGCACGTCCCGCACACTCACACTCATCGCAAAGGTGATGCAGAATCTGGCCAGCTTCAGCAA ATTTGGACCAAAGGAAGAGTACATGTATTTCATGAACGAGTTCCTAGAGATGGAGTGGGGCTCCATGCAGCAGTTTCTCTACGAGATCTCTAAcatggacactggaggaaacgCTGGAGGATTTGAGGGCTACATCGACCTTGGCAGAGAGCTGTCGATGCTGCACAGCTTACTGTGGGAGGTCATGGGCCAGCTTAGTAAG gATGCTATTCTCAAACTCGGACCCCTACCACGACTACTGAATGACATCAGCGTCGCCCTGAGGAACCCGCAGCTCCACATGCCCACCAATCACCAGCCCGACCGACCGAAAGACCGACTCTTCTCACGACCATCTTTTAATCGTCTCATGTCCTCTGACTTCCAAAGCCTTATGATGCGTGACTTAAACAG TTCAATAGACATCTCTCGCCTCCCGTCCCCAACCACTGGAGTCTCTGCCGTAGAATCCCTTTCATCTAACCTGAACATGAGGCGTCACGCAGAACGAGACCTCCGCTCATCTAGGGAAGTTTTCTATGTGACACGCCCGCCGTTGGCTCGATCCAGCCCTGCATACTGCACGAGCAGCTCTGACATCACTGAACCTGACCCAAAG GTCCATAGTGTGAATAAAAGTGTGTCCATGATGGACCTTCAGGACTCCCGTATGAACAGCATCTCCAACCTGAACTCTGTGGGTGACATGCTCACCTCCTCTCAGGCATCCATCGCTGGCCTTGCCCACAGTTTTGGGAACCTCAGCGGTCCTCTGCGTATGGGAGGCTCCGGTTTGAGACTGAGCCAGATGGGCCACGTAGGGGGGCCCACCGAATCCATctctcaacagcagcagcaggcggcAGCTGCCATGAATTTCCCGCTGTCTTTCCAGAACCCGCTATTCCATCTGGCTGCCCAGAACTCCCCAGCTCAGTCACAGCCtcatccccctcctctcctccttgctCCTGAGCCCGAGAATGGCCACCATGACTACCAGCCGGCTTTCGGCAACAACGCTTTCTCCCGCAGCGAAGACTTGTCGGGCCTGCGGTCGCAGAGCAGTCTGGTGCAGCCCAGCATTGTCCACTCACACAGTTACAGCGATGATTTCACCCGACAGAATCAGAACAACGACTACGCTTGGCACcagctgtcactgcaggtgcag GAATCTCTTCAGCAGCAGCATATGATGGGAGTCGCTTCACAGACAGCCACCGGAACGGGTACCCCCGCCTCTCTGGCCACACCCCCCACTACAGTTCACCCTGTCCGCCAGTCATCCATGGCCCCTGGACAACACCTCAAGTCACAGCGCTCCATGAACAATTCCGCCACCGCCACCCCTCCAAAGGTACGCCCGCAGAGCAGGAATCTCCTCCTCGACTCCTCTGACAACAACTACAGCGGCAGTCAGCCGAAACAGCGCCAAACTCAGCAGCAGtcgcaacaacagcagcaaactcagcagcagcagcaacaacaggacGCGCAGCTGTCCGTCACAGACAGTCCAGCTCCTGGGCTCCCGTACCAGACAAGCTCCGCCAAAGAGAACCAGGGCCcgtcagctgctgcagaggtaTCAACAGACACGCCAACAAAAAGCACCAAGAAGCCTCAGGCACAACTGCAGCCGCCACAGCAGCATTTGCTCAAACCAGGCAATAAACAG GGTTCATCATTGAGTTCACCAGCCCTCAATGAGCGGACAGTGGCCTGGGTGTCCAACATGCCTCATTTATCTGCTGACATCGAGAGCCTGCGGCCAGACCGTGAAGGACAGCTGAAAGAGTACTCCAAGAGCATGGATGAGTCACGACTGGAGAGG GTAAAAGAGTACGAAGAAGAGATACATTCCTTAAAGGAAAGGCTGAAGATGTCGCATCGTAAGCTTGAAGAGTACGAGCAGAGGCTTGTGTCACAGGAACAGCAGACAAGCAAGATCCTGATGCAGTATCAAAATCGCCTGGACGACAGCGAACGGCGTCTGAAGCAGCAACAACTGGAGAAAGACTCCCAAATCAAAGGCATCATCAACAGGTGA
- the syngap1a gene encoding ras/Rap GTPase-activating protein SynGAP isoform X1, which produces MDTSSKSWLPHQTQFGLVGQAEVCCGGPGVLTPNQSRRASFASVRQSSMETPPNATPQPFRQPSFLNRRLKGSIKRAKSQPKLDRTSSFRQMILPRFRSADQERTRLMQSFKESHSHESLLSPSSAAEALDLVLDEDAIIKPVHSSILGQEYCFEVTTNSGTKCFACRSASERDKWIENLQRAIKPNKDSPFRFQDNSRRVDNVLKLWIIEARDLPAKKRYYCELCLDDMLYARTTSKPRTDTVFWGEHFEFNNLPTIRSLRLHLYKETDKKRRKEKSTYLGLVSIPISSITGRQFVEQWYPVIQSSVLAKSGGVGSAKVINASLRVKSRYQTMNILPMELYKEFAEYITNNYRTLCAVLEPLLSVKSKEEVAFALVHILQSTGKTKEFLSDMAMCEVDRFMDREHLIFRENTLATKAVEEYLKLIGHRYLKEAIGDFVRALYESEENCEVDPMRVPPSVLADHQANLRMCCELLLCKIINSLCIFPRELKEVFASWRARCAERGREDLADSLISSSLFLRFMCPAIMSPSLFNLMQEYPAERTSRTLTLIAKVMQNLASFSKFGPKEEYMYFMNEFLEMEWGSMQQFLYEISNMDTGGNAGGFEGYIDLGRELSMLHSLLWEVMGQLSKDAILKLGPLPRLLNDISVALRNPQLHMPTNHQPDRPKDRLFSRPSFNRLMSSDFQSLMMRDLNSSIDISRLPSPTTGVSAVESLSSNLNMRRHAERDLRSSREVFYVTRPPLARSSPAYCTSSSDITEPDPKVHSVNKSVSMMDLQDSRMNSISNLNSVGDMLTSSQASIAGLAHSFGNLSGPLRMGGSGLRLSQMGHVGGPTESISQQQQQAAAAMNFPLSFQNPLFHLAAQNSPAQSQPHPPPLLLAPEPENGHHDYQPAFGNNAFSRSEDLSGLRSQSSLVQPSIVHSHSYSDDFTRQNQNNDYAWHQLSLQVQESLQQQHMMGVASQTATGTGTPASLATPPTTVHPVRQSSMAPGQHLKSQRSMNNSATATPPKVRPQSRNLLLDSSDNNYSGSQPKQRQTQQQSQQQQQTQQQQQQQDAQLSVTDSPAPGLPYQTSSAKENQGPSAAAEVSTDTPTKSTKKPQAQLQPPQQHLLKPGNKQGSSLSSPALNERTVAWVSNMPHLSADIESLRPDREGQLKEYSKSMDESRLERVKEYEEEIHSLKERLKMSHRKLEEYEQRLVSQEQQTSKILMQYQNRLDDSERRLKQQQLEKDSQIKGIINRLMAVEDELRGGAIPDIKPRILTDQSFNQGYGGHPGS; this is translated from the exons GACACGGTTGATGCAGAGCTTCAAAGAGTCACACTCGCATGAATCCCTGCTTTCTCCTAGCAGTGCTGCAGAAGCATTGGACCTTGTTTTGGATGAAGATGCCATAATCAAACCTGTCCACTCCAGCATTTTAGGACAAGAGTACTGCTTTGAG GTGACCACCAATTCAGGGACAAAATGTTTTGCCTGCCGTTCAGCTTCAGAGAGAGACAAGTGGATTGAAAATTTGCAACGAGCTATCAAACCCAACAAG GACTCCCCGTTTCGTTTTCAGGATAACAGCAGACGGGTGGACAATGTGCTCAAACTGTGGATCATTGAAGCTCGAGACCTACCGGCTAAGAAACGTTACTATTGCGAGCTGTGTCTGGATGACATGCTGTATGCGCGCACCACCAGCAAACCCCGAACCGACACGGTCTTCTGGGGCGAGCATTTTGAATTTAACAATTTGCCTACCATTCGTAGCCTTCGTTTGCACCTGTACAAAGAAACGGACAAAAAAAGACGCAAG GAGAAAAGCACATATCTTGGCCTCGTCAGCATCCCAATTTCCAGCATTACAGGCCGGCAGTTTGTCGAGCAGTGGTACCCGGTGATCCAGTCCAGTGTGTTGGCCAAAAGCGGTGGTGTTGGAAGTGCCAAAGTGATCAACGCCTCGCTGCGTGTTAAGTCTCGCTACCAGACAATGAACATCCTCCCAATGGAACTGTACAAGGAGTTTGCAGAATACATCACCAACAACTACAGAACACTGTGTGCAGTTCTGGAGCCACTGCTGAGTGTGAAAAGCAAAGAGGAGGTGGCGTTTGCCCTGGTGCACATCCTGCAAAGCACAGGGAAGACAAAG GAGTTCCTGTCCGACATGGCGATGTGTGAGGTGGATCGATTCATGGATCGTGAGCACCTGATCTTTCGGGAGAACACGCTGGCTACAAAGGCAGTGGAAGAGTACCTCAAACTGATAGGTCACAGATACCTCAAGGAGGCTATAG GTGACTTTGTGCGAGCCTTATATGAGTCTGAGGAGAACTGTGAAGTGGATCCCATGCGAGTCCCTCCATCAGTCCTTGCAGACCATCAAGCTAACCTTCGCATGTGCTGTGAGCTGTTGCTCTGCAAGATTATCAACTCCCTCTG CATATTTCCTCGGGAGCTGAAGGAGGTCTTTGCCTCATGGAGAGCCAGATGTGCTGAGCGTGGCAGAGAGGATCTGGCCGACAGCCTCATCagctcctccctctttcttcgCTTCATGTGCCCGGCCATCATGTCCCCCTCCCTGTTTAACTTAATGCAGGAGTATCCGGCTGAACGCACGTCCCGCACACTCACACTCATCGCAAAGGTGATGCAGAATCTGGCCAGCTTCAGCAA ATTTGGACCAAAGGAAGAGTACATGTATTTCATGAACGAGTTCCTAGAGATGGAGTGGGGCTCCATGCAGCAGTTTCTCTACGAGATCTCTAAcatggacactggaggaaacgCTGGAGGATTTGAGGGCTACATCGACCTTGGCAGAGAGCTGTCGATGCTGCACAGCTTACTGTGGGAGGTCATGGGCCAGCTTAGTAAG gATGCTATTCTCAAACTCGGACCCCTACCACGACTACTGAATGACATCAGCGTCGCCCTGAGGAACCCGCAGCTCCACATGCCCACCAATCACCAGCCCGACCGACCGAAAGACCGACTCTTCTCACGACCATCTTTTAATCGTCTCATGTCCTCTGACTTCCAAAGCCTTATGATGCGTGACTTAAACAG TTCAATAGACATCTCTCGCCTCCCGTCCCCAACCACTGGAGTCTCTGCCGTAGAATCCCTTTCATCTAACCTGAACATGAGGCGTCACGCAGAACGAGACCTCCGCTCATCTAGGGAAGTTTTCTATGTGACACGCCCGCCGTTGGCTCGATCCAGCCCTGCATACTGCACGAGCAGCTCTGACATCACTGAACCTGACCCAAAG GTCCATAGTGTGAATAAAAGTGTGTCCATGATGGACCTTCAGGACTCCCGTATGAACAGCATCTCCAACCTGAACTCTGTGGGTGACATGCTCACCTCCTCTCAGGCATCCATCGCTGGCCTTGCCCACAGTTTTGGGAACCTCAGCGGTCCTCTGCGTATGGGAGGCTCCGGTTTGAGACTGAGCCAGATGGGCCACGTAGGGGGGCCCACCGAATCCATctctcaacagcagcagcaggcggcAGCTGCCATGAATTTCCCGCTGTCTTTCCAGAACCCGCTATTCCATCTGGCTGCCCAGAACTCCCCAGCTCAGTCACAGCCtcatccccctcctctcctccttgctCCTGAGCCCGAGAATGGCCACCATGACTACCAGCCGGCTTTCGGCAACAACGCTTTCTCCCGCAGCGAAGACTTGTCGGGCCTGCGGTCGCAGAGCAGTCTGGTGCAGCCCAGCATTGTCCACTCACACAGTTACAGCGATGATTTCACCCGACAGAATCAGAACAACGACTACGCTTGGCACcagctgtcactgcaggtgcag GAATCTCTTCAGCAGCAGCATATGATGGGAGTCGCTTCACAGACAGCCACCGGAACGGGTACCCCCGCCTCTCTGGCCACACCCCCCACTACAGTTCACCCTGTCCGCCAGTCATCCATGGCCCCTGGACAACACCTCAAGTCACAGCGCTCCATGAACAATTCCGCCACCGCCACCCCTCCAAAGGTACGCCCGCAGAGCAGGAATCTCCTCCTCGACTCCTCTGACAACAACTACAGCGGCAGTCAGCCGAAACAGCGCCAAACTCAGCAGCAGtcgcaacaacagcagcaaactcagcagcagcagcaacaacaggacGCGCAGCTGTCCGTCACAGACAGTCCAGCTCCTGGGCTCCCGTACCAGACAAGCTCCGCCAAAGAGAACCAGGGCCcgtcagctgctgcagaggtaTCAACAGACACGCCAACAAAAAGCACCAAGAAGCCTCAGGCACAACTGCAGCCGCCACAGCAGCATTTGCTCAAACCAGGCAATAAACAG GGTTCATCATTGAGTTCACCAGCCCTCAATGAGCGGACAGTGGCCTGGGTGTCCAACATGCCTCATTTATCTGCTGACATCGAGAGCCTGCGGCCAGACCGTGAAGGACAGCTGAAAGAGTACTCCAAGAGCATGGATGAGTCACGACTGGAGAGG GTAAAAGAGTACGAAGAAGAGATACATTCCTTAAAGGAAAGGCTGAAGATGTCGCATCGTAAGCTTGAAGAGTACGAGCAGAGGCTTGTGTCACAGGAACAGCAGACAAGCAAGATCCTGATGCAGTATCAAAATCGCCTGGACGACAGCGAACGGCGTCTGAAGCAGCAACAACTGGAGAAAGACTCCCAAATCAAAGGCATCATCAACAG ACTCATGGCTGTGGAAGATGAGCTGAGAGGGGGTGCCATTCCTGATATTAAGCCTCGAATCCTCACAGACCAG TCTTTCAACCAGGGCTATGGTGGCCACCCAGGATCCTGA